From a single Anaerolineales bacterium genomic region:
- a CDS encoding 4Fe-4S dicluster domain-containing protein, with product MATMTDLEVDQRDQPHPAPRAPTPSPARRPALPTPPRVPLAAPVYVRDPHVVDQPWKIRWDSETCIRCGACVAACTFGALHAQLQRRGQTVSAGSLPQPLDTTAVILAVRQSDDPAHACRGCGMCEKVCPTGSIRPVPNPHNRFALIARRGGNPIKRGGRAHLIPGRVLDGIKVGRISQMTDPSLDAARHTFDLLTPLGRSLPAEKLPLKVENGKLVPAGWVPPVRWIYPILIGDMSIGALSWRMWEALALAVAYLNEECGLPVRMCSGEGGLPVKLLTSKYLQYMILQIASGHFGWNRIIKAMPKMTVDPAAVLIKIGQGAKPGDGGLLPAAKVAPHIQAIRGVPRADLLSPPNHQGLYSIEESVQKMFLSMNAAFQFRVPVAIKVAASSTSVSVFNNLVRDPYHIVGGFFLDGIQGGTGAAHEVNLDHSGHPVLSKLRDCYLESVSQGRQGQIPIFAGGGFGQTGHLAADAFKAICLGASGVFAAKIFLQIAGCVGNDRGRCNACNTGLCPTGICTQDPLLVARLDVDAAAQAIVDYFLATDRELKKLMAPIGNSSLPVGRSDALIAMEKAVAERLQIGYAC from the coding sequence ATGGCGACAATGACCGATCTGGAGGTCGACCAGCGGGATCAGCCGCATCCCGCCCCTCGGGCGCCGACCCCCTCTCCCGCGCGGCGGCCCGCCCTCCCGACGCCGCCCCGCGTCCCGCTCGCCGCCCCGGTCTACGTCCGGGACCCGCATGTGGTCGACCAACCCTGGAAGATCCGCTGGGACAGCGAAACCTGCATCCGCTGCGGAGCCTGCGTCGCCGCCTGCACCTTCGGCGCCTTGCACGCGCAACTCCAGCGCCGCGGGCAGACCGTTTCGGCCGGCTCCCTCCCCCAGCCGCTGGACACCACCGCCGTGATCCTGGCCGTCCGCCAAAGCGACGACCCGGCCCATGCCTGCCGCGGATGCGGGATGTGCGAGAAGGTCTGCCCGACCGGCTCGATCCGCCCCGTTCCCAATCCGCACAACCGCTTCGCGCTGATCGCGCGCCGGGGCGGGAATCCGATCAAGCGCGGCGGGCGCGCGCACCTGATCCCCGGCCGGGTGCTGGACGGGATCAAGGTCGGCCGGATCAGCCAGATGACAGACCCCTCGCTGGATGCGGCCCGCCACACCTTCGACCTGCTCACCCCGCTCGGCCGGAGCCTGCCGGCGGAAAAACTTCCGCTCAAAGTTGAGAACGGCAAACTCGTTCCGGCGGGCTGGGTTCCCCCCGTGCGCTGGATCTACCCGATCCTGATCGGCGACATGTCGATCGGCGCGCTTTCCTGGCGGATGTGGGAGGCGCTGGCGCTGGCCGTCGCTTACCTCAATGAGGAATGCGGCCTCCCGGTGCGGATGTGCTCCGGTGAGGGCGGCCTGCCGGTCAAGCTGCTCACCTCGAAATACCTGCAGTACATGATCCTGCAGATCGCCTCCGGGCATTTCGGCTGGAACCGGATCATCAAGGCGATGCCCAAGATGACCGTCGATCCGGCCGCGGTTTTGATCAAGATCGGCCAGGGCGCCAAGCCCGGCGACGGCGGGCTGCTGCCCGCGGCGAAAGTGGCGCCCCACATCCAGGCCATCCGCGGCGTCCCGCGGGCCGACCTGCTCAGCCCGCCCAACCACCAGGGGCTCTACAGCATCGAGGAGAGCGTCCAAAAGATGTTCCTCTCGATGAACGCCGCCTTCCAATTCCGGGTGCCGGTGGCGATCAAAGTCGCCGCCAGCTCCACCTCCGTCTCGGTGTTCAACAACCTGGTCCGCGACCCGTATCACATCGTCGGCGGTTTCTTCCTCGACGGGATCCAGGGCGGAACCGGTGCCGCGCACGAAGTCAACCTGGACCACTCCGGCCACCCGGTGCTCTCTAAATTGCGGGATTGCTACCTGGAATCGGTCAGCCAGGGCCGGCAAGGGCAGATCCCGATCTTCGCCGGCGGCGGCTTCGGCCAGACCGGACACCTCGCCGCGGACGCGTTTAAGGCGATCTGCCTCGGCGCCAGCGGCGTGTTCGCGGCCAAGATCTTCCTGCAGATCGCCGGCTGCGTCGGCAACGACCGCGGCCGCTGCAACGCCTGCAACACCGGGCTGTGCCCAACGGGGATCTGCACCCAGGATCCGCTGCTGGTGGCGCGGCTCGACGTGGATGCCGCGGCGCAGGCGATCGTCGATTATTTCCTGGCGACTGATCGGGAACTGAAGAAGCTGATGGCGCCGATCGGCAACTCCAGCCTGCCCGTCGGCCGCAGCGACGCGCTGATCGCGATGGAGAAAGCCGTCGCCGAGCGTCTGCAGATCGGATACGCGTGCTGA
- a CDS encoding FAD-dependent oxidoreductase produces MLRIAANTDDQRISTQDLLRRIYAAMAAGETDFVIDAAGQHDIGGPLWDQLGRGLHFTVTNPGQRVGSMGMPGTEIVVEGPAPADVGWLNAGARIVVRGDGGDTAGHCAADGVIYIGGRAGARSGSLMKHDPAYPPPQLWILKHTGSFPFEFMGGGIAVVCGHDCEGAPSVLGQRACVGMVGGTVYVRGPVENLSPEVKLSDGLDDADWSFLAEGLPRFLEAVDAPELLGALTVRTEWRKITPWDSQERKRAQERLPLAEFRSARWVEGGIFGDVLRDDGEVAPLVPRGKYRSVFPVWNNAVFAAPCEYACPNGIPTQERIRLLREGRVREALELVLQYSPFPGSVCGAACPNPCMAACTRGSIDFPVLAGPLGGYSADLPAPEPAAATGKTFAVIGAGAAGLSAAWQLALRGHTVCVYDSGPDLGGKMFSVIPQERLDKGLVRDEIERLLGLGIEARTGVRVDRALFEDLRRRHDGVIIAAGATKPRRLSFPGSERALTALEFLRAENAGTLPIALEGKQAVVIGAGDVGMDVCAAAWRHGARKVTAVDVRAPASSGRERAAALALGTRILWPLHVRGYRDGILAFEQGQPDLPADAVVVAVGEIPELDWLPDALGRSKNDYLAADEEGRTGIPGIYAAGDAVKPGLLADAVGGGRTAALAAHADASGEPFRRVRKEAVPRQRLHLEYFTPQRGRAPSQPLEEAARCISCGTCRDCSICVSVCGQNAIRRTEEHGEISFAVDEDLCTGCGFCAAACPSGIWTMVPARGQEGETL; encoded by the coding sequence ATGCTTCGCATCGCCGCCAACACCGACGACCAGCGCATCTCCACCCAGGACCTCCTGCGGCGGATCTACGCCGCGATGGCCGCAGGCGAAACGGATTTCGTCATCGACGCCGCCGGCCAGCACGACATCGGCGGCCCGCTGTGGGACCAGCTCGGGCGCGGTCTGCATTTCACGGTGACCAATCCCGGCCAGCGCGTCGGTTCGATGGGCATGCCGGGCACCGAAATCGTCGTTGAGGGACCAGCGCCGGCCGATGTCGGCTGGCTCAACGCCGGAGCGCGAATCGTCGTCCGCGGCGACGGGGGCGACACCGCCGGCCACTGCGCCGCCGACGGCGTGATCTACATCGGCGGGAGGGCCGGCGCGCGCTCCGGCTCGCTGATGAAGCACGATCCCGCGTACCCGCCGCCGCAGTTGTGGATTCTCAAGCACACCGGCTCCTTCCCGTTTGAATTCATGGGCGGCGGCATCGCCGTCGTCTGCGGGCACGATTGCGAGGGCGCGCCTTCGGTCCTCGGACAGCGCGCCTGCGTCGGGATGGTGGGCGGAACGGTCTATGTGCGCGGACCGGTGGAAAATCTCTCCCCCGAGGTGAAGCTCAGCGACGGGCTCGACGATGCGGATTGGTCCTTCCTGGCCGAAGGCTTGCCGCGTTTCCTCGAAGCCGTCGACGCTCCGGAACTGCTCGGGGCGCTGACCGTCCGCACCGAGTGGCGCAAGATCACCCCCTGGGATTCCCAGGAACGCAAACGCGCGCAGGAGCGTCTGCCGCTCGCGGAATTCCGTTCCGCGCGCTGGGTGGAAGGCGGGATCTTCGGCGACGTGCTGCGGGACGACGGGGAGGTGGCCCCGCTCGTTCCGCGTGGAAAATACCGCTCCGTTTTCCCGGTCTGGAACAACGCCGTTTTTGCGGCGCCGTGCGAGTACGCCTGCCCGAACGGGATCCCGACCCAGGAGCGGATCCGGCTGCTGCGCGAAGGACGGGTGCGTGAGGCGCTCGAACTGGTCCTGCAGTACAGTCCCTTCCCGGGTTCGGTGTGCGGCGCCGCCTGCCCCAATCCGTGCATGGCCGCCTGCACCCGCGGATCGATCGATTTTCCGGTCCTTGCCGGCCCGCTCGGCGGATATTCGGCGGACCTGCCCGCCCCCGAACCGGCCGCGGCGACCGGGAAAACCTTCGCGGTGATCGGCGCCGGAGCCGCCGGGCTTTCCGCCGCCTGGCAGTTGGCCTTGCGCGGGCACACCGTCTGCGTGTACGACAGCGGGCCGGACCTCGGCGGAAAAATGTTCTCCGTCATTCCGCAGGAGCGGCTCGACAAAGGGCTGGTGCGCGATGAAATCGAACGCTTGCTGGGTTTGGGGATCGAAGCCCGCACCGGCGTGCGGGTGGACCGGGCGCTCTTCGAGGACCTGCGCCGCCGCCACGACGGGGTGATCATCGCCGCCGGGGCGACCAAACCTCGCCGGCTGTCCTTCCCCGGGAGCGAACGGGCGCTCACCGCGCTAGAATTCCTGCGCGCCGAGAACGCAGGTACGCTTCCGATCGCCCTCGAAGGGAAACAAGCCGTTGTAATCGGCGCCGGGGACGTGGGGATGGACGTTTGCGCCGCGGCCTGGAGGCATGGAGCGCGCAAGGTCACCGCGGTCGACGTGCGGGCGCCGGCCTCCTCCGGCCGCGAACGGGCCGCGGCCCTGGCCCTCGGGACGCGCATCCTCTGGCCGCTGCATGTCCGCGGGTACCGCGATGGAATCCTGGCCTTCGAGCAGGGACAGCCCGACCTCCCCGCCGACGCCGTCGTCGTCGCGGTCGGCGAAATCCCGGAATTGGACTGGCTGCCGGATGCCCTCGGACGTTCGAAGAACGATTACCTCGCCGCGGACGAGGAAGGCCGGACGGGGATTCCAGGAATCTACGCCGCCGGGGACGCGGTCAAGCCGGGCTTGTTGGCCGACGCGGTCGGCGGCGGTCGCACCGCCGCCCTGGCTGCGCACGCCGACGCCTCCGGCGAACCCTTCCGCCGCGTCCGCAAAGAAGCCGTCCCCCGCCAACGCCTGCACCTGGAATATTTCACCCCGCAGCGCGGCCGGGCTCCGTCCCAGCCCCTCGAGGAAGCCGCCAGGTGCATTTCCTGCGGCACGTGCCGCGATTGCAGCATCTGCGTCTCGGTCTGCGGCCAGAACGCGATCCGCCGGACCGAGGAGCACGGGGAAATTTCGTTTGCGGTCGACGAGGATTTGTGCACCGGATGCGGCTTCTGCGCCGCGGCCTGCCCGAGCGGGATCTGGACGATGGTTCCGGCCCGCG